A stretch of the Sphingosinithalassobacter tenebrarum genome encodes the following:
- a CDS encoding acyl-CoA dehydrogenase has product MSFTPAVTEQRFVLDHVADITELAQQEKFADATPDLVDAVLEGAGAFAAGEWAPLDRLGDEVGAKWTEQGVVMPEGYGAAYQAYVEGGWGTIGSPPEFGGQGLPAVLSAAVLETLGTANASFALAPTLTVGAIEALMHHGTPEQQAAYLPRLATGEWTGTMNLTEPQAGSDVGALKTKAEPVGDGTFRITGTKIFISFGDHDMTKNIVHLVLARTPDAPAGTKGLSLFLVPKYRLDGDGNPGAFNDVTVASIEHKMGLHASPTCVLNFGDNGDCIGELIGPELGGIAAMFTMMNNARLNVGLEGVQVAERATQRAVAFARERIQSARAGAPSRESVAIVEHPDVRRMLMRMKAQTMAARALVYYAFAQLDRAHLGDKDAKKLLDLLTPMAKGHGTDLGSEVTDLGIQVHGGMGFVEETGAAQQYRDCRVFRIYEGTNGIQAADLVGRKLSMDNGATALGLLETIKGAGSANLVALAGALEEITTGLLGAEADDRLAASYPYMTMFSVAVSGWLLEKQAKAASGDSEFEAMKRAAAAFYAEQIVPEALGLKAAASAKADVLYSVSPEMFAA; this is encoded by the coding sequence ATGAGCTTCACCCCCGCCGTCACCGAACAACGTTTCGTGCTCGACCATGTCGCCGATATCACCGAACTGGCGCAGCAGGAAAAATTCGCCGACGCCACGCCCGATCTGGTCGACGCGGTGCTCGAGGGCGCGGGCGCCTTCGCCGCGGGCGAATGGGCGCCGCTCGATCGGCTGGGCGACGAAGTCGGCGCCAAATGGACCGAGCAGGGCGTGGTGATGCCCGAGGGGTATGGCGCTGCCTATCAGGCCTATGTCGAAGGCGGCTGGGGCACGATCGGTTCGCCGCCCGAATTTGGCGGCCAGGGGCTTCCGGCGGTGCTGTCGGCTGCGGTCCTCGAAACGCTCGGCACCGCCAACGCCAGCTTCGCGCTCGCGCCGACGCTGACGGTGGGCGCGATCGAGGCGCTGATGCATCACGGCACGCCCGAGCAGCAGGCGGCCTATCTGCCCAGGCTCGCGACCGGCGAATGGACCGGGACGATGAACCTCACCGAGCCGCAGGCGGGTTCGGATGTCGGCGCGCTCAAAACCAAGGCCGAACCGGTGGGCGACGGCACGTTCAGGATCACCGGCACCAAGATCTTCATCAGCTTCGGCGATCACGATATGACGAAGAACATCGTCCATCTCGTCCTCGCCCGCACGCCCGACGCGCCGGCAGGGACCAAGGGGCTGTCGCTGTTTCTCGTTCCCAAATATCGGCTCGATGGCGACGGCAATCCGGGCGCGTTCAACGACGTCACTGTTGCCTCGATCGAGCACAAGATGGGGCTGCACGCCTCGCCCACCTGCGTGCTCAATTTCGGCGATAACGGCGATTGCATCGGCGAGCTGATCGGCCCCGAGCTGGGCGGCATCGCGGCGATGTTCACGATGATGAACAATGCGCGGCTGAATGTGGGCCTCGAAGGCGTGCAGGTCGCCGAACGCGCGACGCAGCGGGCGGTCGCCTTCGCGCGCGAACGCATCCAGTCGGCGCGCGCGGGGGCGCCGAGCCGCGAGAGCGTCGCGATCGTCGAGCATCCCGATGTCCGCCGCATGCTGATGCGGATGAAGGCGCAGACGATGGCGGCGCGGGCGCTGGTCTATTACGCCTTCGCGCAGCTCGATCGCGCGCATCTGGGCGACAAGGATGCGAAGAAGCTGCTCGACCTGCTCACGCCGATGGCCAAGGGCCACGGCACCGATCTGGGCAGCGAAGTCACCGATCTGGGCATCCAGGTGCACGGCGGCATGGGCTTCGTCGAGGAAACCGGCGCCGCGCAGCAATATCGCGACTGCCGCGTCTTCCGCATCTATGAGGGGACGAACGGCATTCAGGCCGCCGATCTGGTCGGTCGCAAGCTGAGCATGGACAATGGCGCCACGGCGCTCGGGCTGCTCGAGACGATCAAGGGCGCGGGTTCGGCGAACCTCGTCGCGCTTGCCGGGGCGCTGGAGGAAATTACCACCGGGCTGCTCGGCGCGGAAGCCGACGACCGGCTGGCGGCGAGCTATCCCTATATGACGATGTTCTCGGTCGCGGTGTCGGGCTGGCTGCTCGAAAAGCAGGCCAAGGCGGCGAGCGGCGACAGCGAATTCGAAGCGATGAAGCGCGCGGCGGCGGCGTTTTATGCGGAGCAGATCGTGCCTGAGGCGCTGGGGCTGAAAGCCGCGGCGAGCGCGAAGGCGGATGTGCTCTATTCGGTGAGCCCGGAGATGTTCGCGGCCTGA
- the folK gene encoding 2-amino-4-hydroxy-6-hydroxymethyldihydropteridine diphosphokinase — MPTSTYLIALGSNRPGKAGPPRAQLAAALAEVGGVMAASRVHDTPPLGPSIRRFANMAAIVETALPPTDLLHRLKQIERRFGRRRGRRWGARALDIDIILWSGGAWSSPELTIPHPAFRIRDFVLAPACEIAGDWRDPLSGRTLRQLRSRLTRPRPAPRCDRLGAGP, encoded by the coding sequence GTGCCGACATCAACCTATCTGATCGCGCTGGGATCGAACCGGCCGGGCAAGGCCGGGCCGCCGCGCGCGCAACTTGCAGCCGCGCTCGCGGAAGTCGGCGGCGTCATGGCCGCCTCGCGCGTCCACGATACGCCGCCGCTCGGCCCTTCGATCCGGCGTTTCGCCAATATGGCGGCGATCGTCGAAACCGCGCTGCCCCCGACCGACCTGCTCCATCGGCTCAAGCAGATCGAACGCCGGTTCGGGCGGCGGCGCGGGCGGCGCTGGGGCGCGCGCGCGCTCGACATCGACATCATCCTCTGGTCGGGCGGCGCCTGGTCCTCGCCGGAGCTGACCATCCCCCACCCCGCCTTCCGCATTCGCGATTTCGTGCTCGCGCCCGCATGCGAAATCGCCGGTGACTGGCGCGACCCGCTGAGCGGCCGCACACTGCGGCAGCTGCGCAGCCGGTTGACCAGACCTCGCCCTGCCCCTAGGTGCGACCGGCTTGGTGCGGGTCCGTAG
- a CDS encoding argininosuccinate synthase, with amino-acid sequence MSDQAKRPEKINKVVLAYSGGLDTSVILKWLQTEYGCEVVTFTADLGQGEELEPARHKAELMGIKPEHIFIDDLREEFVRDFVFPMMRANALYEGLYLLGTSIARPLISKRLIEIAKEVGADAVAHGATGKGNDQVRFELSAYALNPDIKVIAPWREWDLTSRTALINFAEQHQIPVPKDKRGESPFSTDANLLHTSSEGKVLEDPWEEVPDYVYSRTVNPEDAPDEPEFITIDFEKGDGVALNGEAMSPATLLAALNELGRKHGIGRLDLVENRFVGMKSRGMYETPGGTIYHLAHRGIEQITLDRGAAHLKDELAPRYAELIYNGFWFAPEREMLQAAIDHSQANVSGTVRMKLYKGGCYVVGRKSPNTLYSEKVVTFEDDAGAYDQRDAAGFIKLNALRLRLLGQRHG; translated from the coding sequence ATGTCCGATCAGGCCAAACGCCCCGAAAAAATCAACAAGGTCGTCCTCGCCTATTCGGGCGGTCTCGACACCAGCGTGATCCTGAAATGGCTGCAGACCGAATATGGCTGCGAAGTCGTCACCTTTACCGCCGATCTCGGTCAGGGCGAGGAGCTGGAGCCCGCGCGGCACAAGGCCGAGCTGATGGGGATCAAGCCCGAGCATATCTTCATCGACGACCTGCGCGAGGAATTCGTCCGCGACTTCGTCTTCCCGATGATGCGCGCCAATGCGCTCTACGAAGGGCTCTACCTGCTCGGCACCTCGATCGCGCGGCCACTGATTTCGAAGCGGCTGATCGAGATCGCGAAGGAAGTCGGCGCCGACGCCGTCGCGCACGGCGCGACCGGCAAGGGCAATGATCAGGTGCGGTTCGAGCTGTCCGCCTATGCGCTCAACCCGGACATCAAGGTGATCGCCCCTTGGCGCGAATGGGACCTGACAAGCCGCACCGCGCTGATCAATTTCGCCGAACAGCACCAGATCCCTGTCCCCAAGGACAAGCGCGGCGAATCGCCCTTCTCGACCGACGCGAATCTTCTCCACACCTCCTCCGAGGGCAAGGTGCTCGAGGATCCGTGGGAAGAGGTGCCCGACTATGTCTATTCGCGCACGGTGAACCCGGAAGACGCGCCCGACGAACCCGAATTCATCACCATCGATTTCGAAAAGGGCGACGGCGTTGCCCTGAACGGCGAGGCGATGAGCCCCGCGACGCTGCTCGCAGCGCTAAACGAGCTGGGTCGCAAACACGGCATCGGCCGGCTCGACCTGGTCGAGAACCGCTTCGTCGGCATGAAGTCGCGCGGCATGTACGAAACGCCGGGCGGCACCATCTATCACCTCGCGCATCGCGGGATCGAGCAGATCACGCTCGATCGCGGCGCCGCGCATCTGAAGGACGAGCTCGCCCCGCGCTATGCCGAGCTGATCTATAACGGCTTCTGGTTCGCCCCCGAGCGCGAGATGCTGCAGGCGGCGATCGACCACAGCCAGGCGAATGTATCGGGCACCGTTCGCATGAAGCTCTACAAAGGCGGCTGCTATGTCGTCGGCCGCAAGTCGCCCAATACGCTCTACAGCGAAAAGGTCGTGACGTTCGAGGACGATGCCGGCGCATACGACCAGCGCGACGCGGCGGGCTTCATCAAGCTGAACGCCTTGCGCCTGCGGTTGCTGGGTCAGCGGCACGGCTGA
- a CDS encoding DUF1801 domain-containing protein: MAENKTQPTDASVAGFLEAVEHPVRRADGKTLCAMMELSGYEPVLWGPSIIGFGSYHYRYDSGREGEFLRIGFSPRKANLALYLFGGAEKDDILSRLGKHKRGSGCVYVNKLADVDMGVLEELIRASLAHMDANYPE; this comes from the coding sequence ATGGCGGAGAACAAGACCCAGCCGACCGACGCGAGCGTCGCGGGCTTTCTCGAAGCAGTCGAACATCCGGTGCGCCGCGCCGACGGCAAGACGCTATGCGCAATGATGGAGCTGTCGGGGTACGAGCCGGTGCTGTGGGGGCCGTCAATCATCGGCTTCGGCAGCTATCATTATCGCTATGACAGCGGCCGCGAGGGCGAATTCCTGCGCATCGGCTTCAGTCCGCGCAAGGCGAACCTCGCATTGTATCTGTTCGGTGGCGCGGAGAAGGACGATATCCTCTCGCGGCTGGGCAAGCACAAGCGCGGTTCGGGCTGTGTCTATGTCAACAAACTGGCGGACGTGGACATGGGCGTGCTGGAGGAACTGATCCGCGCCTCGCTCGCGCATATGGATGCAAATTACCCCGAGTAG
- the msrA gene encoding peptide-methionine (S)-S-oxide reductase MsrA has translation MTSEQAILAGGCFWCTEAVFNDVIGVEKVESGYIGGTTPEPTYKQVCEGNTGHAEAVRITYDPEQIDFSDLLDIFFATHDPTQLNRQGNDVGTQYRSAIFPLSTQQAQKAMMAIERNQRDWAAPIVTGIEQAGDWWPAEDYHQEYWEGEGQRNPYCLAIIPPKLQKLRKSFADRVKEGEQA, from the coding sequence ATGACAAGCGAACAGGCAATATTGGCCGGAGGCTGTTTCTGGTGCACCGAAGCAGTGTTCAACGACGTTATCGGCGTCGAAAAGGTGGAGAGCGGCTATATCGGCGGCACGACCCCCGAACCCACCTATAAGCAGGTATGCGAAGGCAATACCGGGCATGCCGAAGCGGTCCGCATCACCTATGATCCCGAACAGATCGACTTTTCCGATCTGCTCGACATCTTCTTTGCGACGCACGATCCGACCCAGCTCAACCGGCAGGGCAATGATGTCGGCACGCAGTATCGCAGCGCGATCTTCCCGCTTTCGACTCAGCAGGCGCAGAAGGCGATGATGGCGATCGAGCGCAATCAGCGCGATTGGGCCGCCCCGATCGTCACCGGCATCGAACAGGCCGGCGACTGGTGGCCCGCCGAGGACTATCATCAGGAATATTGGGAAGGCGAAGGGCAGCGTAATCCCTATTGCCTCGCGATCATCCCCCCCAAGCTGCAGAAACTGCGCAAGAGCTTCGCCGATCGCGTGAAGGAAGGCGAGCAGGCGTAG
- the galE gene encoding UDP-glucose 4-epimerase GalE produces the protein MREGSILVTGGAGYIGSHAVLALLDSGWRVVVVDNLVTGFDWAVDSRATLVRGAIEDDELVRATMREHDVRAVMHFAGSVVVPESVTDPLKYYRNNTAASRSLIESAVACGVKHFIFSSTAATYGTPEVVPVHEDAPKAPINPYGTSKLMTEMMLRDVAAAHDFNYCALRYFNVAGADPQGRSGQSTAGATHLIKIAVEAATGKRGNVSVFGTDYDTRDGTGVRDYIHVSDLAAAHVDALDLLIVKPEASHTMNCGYGRGYSVLEVLDAVDRVTNMKLDRRMEGRRAGDPAELVADNSRILATLPWRPERDDLDQIVTDALAWERRLSERTDR, from the coding sequence ATGCGCGAAGGATCGATACTCGTCACCGGCGGCGCGGGCTATATCGGCAGCCATGCGGTGCTGGCGCTGCTCGATTCGGGGTGGCGGGTGGTGGTCGTCGACAATCTCGTCACCGGGTTCGACTGGGCGGTGGATTCGCGCGCGACGCTGGTGCGCGGCGCGATCGAGGATGACGAGCTGGTCCGTGCGACGATGCGCGAACATGACGTGCGCGCGGTGATGCATTTCGCCGGATCGGTCGTCGTCCCGGAATCGGTCACCGATCCGCTCAAATATTATCGCAACAACACCGCCGCGAGCCGGTCGCTGATCGAAAGCGCCGTTGCGTGTGGGGTGAAGCATTTCATCTTCTCCTCCACTGCCGCTACCTATGGCACGCCCGAAGTCGTGCCGGTGCACGAGGACGCGCCCAAGGCGCCGATCAATCCATACGGCACGTCTAAGCTGATGACCGAGATGATGCTGCGCGATGTCGCGGCGGCGCATGACTTCAACTATTGCGCGCTGCGCTATTTCAACGTCGCGGGCGCCGATCCGCAGGGGCGCAGCGGCCAATCGACCGCCGGCGCGACGCATCTGATCAAGATCGCGGTAGAGGCGGCGACCGGCAAGCGCGGCAATGTCAGCGTGTTCGGCACCGATTATGATACGCGCGATGGTACCGGGGTGCGCGACTATATCCATGTCAGCGATCTCGCCGCCGCGCATGTCGATGCGCTCGACCTGCTGATCGTGAAGCCGGAGGCAAGCCATACGATGAACTGCGGCTATGGCCGCGGCTATTCGGTGCTCGAAGTGCTCGACGCGGTCGATCGCGTTACCAACATGAAGCTCGACCGCAGGATGGAGGGGCGCCGCGCCGGCGATCCGGCCGAACTGGTCGCCGACAACAGCCGCATCCTCGCGACACTGCCCTGGCGGCCGGAGCGCGACGATCTCGACCAGATCGTCACCGATGCGCTCGCCTGGGAACGCAGGCTCTCCGAACGCACCGACCGGTAA
- a CDS encoding MATE family efflux transporter: protein MTTAALTRRSIFAQAWPIMLGQATVPLVGMVDTVVIGRTGDAAALAGVALGTTIVNFLFWTFGFLRMGMTGLTAQAQGADDGTEVRAMLARGLLLGLALGALLFALQWVLVPVSLGLFAGARELDAAASGYITARFLGAPASLAVFAINGWLLGLGRTRSALLLQIVMNVVNGVLDIWFVWGFGMGAEGVGLGTAIAEWVALGTGLTIAAGILGPTALEGLRTRLFDLAALKRLFAINADIMVRTVALLLLFAWFANAGARLGTEVLAANQVLMQFVSIAAFVLDGFAFTAESRVGNAIGRGRHEELKRAIRLTGEFSLGAGLVFALTTGLAGSWLIGLITTDPQVRELARAFLPYTALVPLIGVPAWLLDGIFIGATRGKALRNAAVVTTALYVATDLLLRPCGAHGMWIAFLIGYLYRAGTLGAALPGLIRGIAEKPAAP from the coding sequence ATGACCACCGCCGCCCTCACCCGCAGATCGATCTTCGCGCAGGCGTGGCCGATCATGCTCGGGCAGGCAACGGTGCCGCTCGTCGGCATGGTCGATACGGTGGTGATCGGGCGGACGGGCGACGCCGCGGCGCTGGCGGGCGTCGCGCTGGGCACGACGATCGTCAATTTCCTGTTCTGGACCTTCGGCTTTCTGCGGATGGGGATGACAGGCCTCACCGCGCAGGCACAGGGCGCCGATGACGGCACCGAAGTGCGCGCGATGCTGGCGCGCGGGCTGTTGCTAGGGCTGGCGCTCGGCGCCTTGCTGTTCGCGCTGCAATGGGTGCTGGTGCCGGTCTCGCTCGGGCTCTTCGCCGGTGCGCGCGAGCTCGACGCCGCCGCCAGCGGCTATATCACCGCGCGCTTCCTCGGCGCGCCGGCGAGCCTGGCGGTGTTCGCGATCAACGGCTGGTTGCTCGGGCTCGGACGGACGCGATCGGCGCTGCTGCTCCAGATCGTGATGAATGTCGTCAACGGCGTACTCGATATCTGGTTCGTATGGGGGTTCGGCATGGGTGCGGAGGGCGTCGGCCTCGGCACCGCGATCGCCGAATGGGTGGCGCTGGGGACCGGGCTGACGATCGCCGCGGGCATCCTCGGTCCTACGGCGCTGGAGGGGCTGCGTACGCGGCTGTTCGATCTGGCGGCATTGAAACGCCTCTTCGCGATCAATGCCGACATCATGGTGCGCACCGTGGCGCTGCTGCTGCTCTTCGCCTGGTTCGCCAATGCCGGCGCGCGGCTCGGCACCGAAGTGCTCGCCGCCAATCAGGTGCTGATGCAATTCGTGTCGATCGCCGCTTTCGTGCTCGACGGCTTCGCCTTTACGGCCGAATCGCGCGTCGGCAATGCCATCGGGCGCGGCCGCCACGAGGAATTGAAGCGCGCGATCCGGCTGACCGGCGAGTTTTCGCTCGGTGCGGGGCTGGTCTTCGCACTGACCACGGGCCTCGCGGGAAGCTGGCTGATCGGCCTGATCACCACCGATCCGCAGGTGCGCGAGCTGGCGCGGGCGTTCCTGCCCTATACCGCGCTCGTCCCCCTGATCGGCGTTCCGGCATGGCTGCTCGACGGCATCTTCATCGGCGCGACGCGCGGCAAGGCGCTGCGCAACGCTGCGGTAGTGACGACAGCGCTCTATGTCGCCACCGATCTCCTGCTCCGCCCGTGCGGCGCGCACGGCATGTGGATCGCCTTCCTGATCGGCTATCTCTATCGCGCGGGTACGCTGGGCGCCGCGCTGCCCGGACTGATACGCGGCATTGCGGAGAAGCCCGCCGCGCCCTAG
- a CDS encoding TonB-dependent receptor — protein sequence MIRFALLASACLTAFPAAAQQAQESEQTDPHEETAPEIIITAPFARAQVDVLSGTSVVSGEELTRSLKPTIGDTLASQPGVSATSFGPNASRPVLRGFQGERIRVLTDGIGSVDVSNTSVDHAVAINPLTADRIEVLRGPAALLYGSSAIGGVVNVIDNSIARRLPEEPFHAEAIGSYGSAANERSISGVLDVPLAGIIVAHVDGSYSKTDDLRTGGYILSDPLRAIAAQSDEEEIRENAELRGDLTNSAAERWTVTGGLSIVTDTGNLGFTISHYDNQYGVPPRLEFEEEHHDHEDDHGHDEHGHSHENVVLAMKQTRYDLRGEIETGGGFLERIRLRAAAADYEHSEIEDSGEIGTSFYNQGYEGRLELVQSALGAWQGAIGGQFFVRDFNVIGEEKFVPRNRTEQYGIFTLQSFDWGAFKAEAGARYESASITAFADEDLGNPDLNRSFDSFSASLGASYAIGDGLRIGLNGTRSERAPSAEELYPNGPHMGTQSFEVGDPTLDSEKAWGLEATFKGAGAGWSFSASAYANWFTDYIYDYQTGAEEDELPVYQYAQTDATYYGFEAEASYRVGWVGAYAINLDGLADYVRAELEDGSAVPRIPPLRLLGGIEAQSDTLSGRLEVEHSFEQTRITAFETPTDGFTLVNASVSWKPWGDSGTSLTLSANNIFDVVARRHASMLKDFAPLAGRDIRVTARLQL from the coding sequence ATGATTCGATTCGCGCTTCTCGCTTCCGCCTGCCTGACTGCCTTTCCCGCCGCCGCCCAGCAGGCGCAGGAAAGCGAACAGACCGATCCCCATGAGGAAACCGCGCCCGAAATCATCATTACCGCGCCCTTCGCCCGCGCGCAGGTCGACGTGCTTTCGGGGACGTCGGTGGTTTCGGGCGAGGAACTGACCCGCAGTCTGAAGCCGACCATCGGCGACACGCTTGCCTCGCAGCCGGGGGTTTCGGCGACCAGCTTCGGTCCCAATGCCTCCCGGCCGGTGCTGCGCGGCTTCCAGGGCGAACGCATCCGCGTGCTCACCGACGGTATCGGCAGCGTGGACGTGTCGAACACCTCGGTCGACCATGCCGTGGCGATCAACCCGCTGACCGCCGACCGTATCGAGGTTCTGCGCGGCCCGGCGGCGCTGCTCTACGGTTCCTCGGCGATCGGCGGCGTCGTCAACGTGATCGACAACAGCATCGCGCGCCGCCTCCCCGAAGAACCGTTCCATGCCGAGGCCATCGGCTCCTATGGATCGGCCGCGAACGAGCGGTCGATTTCCGGCGTGCTCGACGTGCCGCTGGCCGGAATCATCGTCGCGCATGTCGACGGCAGCTACAGCAAGACCGACGATCTGCGCACCGGCGGCTATATTCTCTCCGACCCGCTGCGCGCGATCGCGGCGCAGAGCGACGAGGAGGAGATCCGCGAGAATGCGGAACTGCGCGGCGACCTGACCAACAGCGCGGCGGAGCGATGGACCGTCACCGGCGGGCTTTCGATCGTCACCGACACCGGGAATCTGGGCTTCACCATCAGCCATTACGACAATCAATATGGCGTTCCGCCCCGCCTCGAATTCGAGGAGGAGCATCACGATCATGAGGACGATCACGGCCATGACGAGCATGGCCATTCGCACGAAAACGTCGTTCTTGCGATGAAACAGACGCGCTATGACCTGCGCGGCGAGATCGAGACCGGCGGCGGTTTCCTGGAGCGGATTCGCCTGCGCGCAGCGGCGGCGGATTACGAGCACAGCGAAATCGAAGACAGCGGCGAGATCGGCACCAGCTTCTACAATCAGGGCTATGAAGGCCGGCTCGAGCTGGTGCAGTCCGCGCTCGGGGCATGGCAGGGTGCGATCGGCGGCCAGTTCTTCGTTCGTGATTTCAACGTGATCGGCGAAGAGAAGTTCGTACCGCGCAACCGCACCGAGCAATATGGCATCTTCACGCTGCAGTCGTTCGACTGGGGTGCATTCAAGGCGGAGGCGGGCGCCCGCTATGAGTCGGCTTCGATAACCGCCTTTGCCGACGAGGATTTGGGCAATCCCGATCTGAATCGCAGCTTCGACAGTTTCTCCGCCTCTCTGGGCGCGAGCTATGCGATCGGCGACGGGCTTCGCATCGGCCTAAACGGCACCCGCAGCGAACGCGCGCCTTCGGCCGAGGAACTCTATCCCAACGGCCCGCACATGGGCACACAATCCTTCGAAGTCGGCGATCCGACGCTCGACAGCGAAAAGGCATGGGGACTGGAAGCCACGTTCAAGGGCGCGGGCGCCGGCTGGTCGTTCAGCGCATCGGCCTATGCCAACTGGTTTACCGACTATATCTACGATTACCAGACCGGTGCCGAGGAGGACGAACTTCCCGTCTACCAATATGCCCAGACCGACGCGACCTATTACGGGTTCGAGGCCGAGGCCTCCTATCGTGTCGGCTGGGTCGGCGCATATGCGATCAACCTCGACGGTCTGGCCGACTATGTTCGTGCCGAGCTCGAAGACGGCAGCGCAGTGCCGCGCATCCCGCCGCTGCGGCTGCTGGGCGGCATCGAAGCCCAGTCGGATACGCTCAGCGGGCGGCTGGAAGTCGAACATAGTTTCGAACAGACTCGCATCACCGCATTCGAGACACCGACCGACGGTTTCACGCTGGTCAACGCATCCGTTTCATGGAAACCGTGGGGAGACAGCGGCACGAGCCTGACGCTCTCCGCCAACAATATCTTCGACGTAGTCGCAAGACGGCATGCCAGCATGCTGAAGGATTTCGCGCCGCTCGCCGGACGCGACATTCGGGTTACGGCGCGCCTGCAGCTCTGA
- a CDS encoding L-threonylcarbamoyladenylate synthase, translated as MTGTIPPFSTRTLRYGTAAILEAADVIRAGGCVAVPTETVYGLAADATDSRAVAGIYAAKGRPSFNPLIVHVPDFAAAEAIGVFDEAARALAARFWPGPLTMVLPLRKDTPIASLVTAGLPTVAIRMPSHRAMQALLRACGRPLAAPSANASGTISPTRAEHVAKSLAGRIPLILDDGPTPGGIESTIVAPSPQPRLLRPGPIAEEKIAKALGRPVGGAGAGIEAPGQLSSHYAPAKPLRLHATEARDGEWLIGFGAVAGDETLSASGDLVEAAARVFDALHRADAEAATAIAVAPVPETGIGAAINDRLRRAAHRD; from the coding sequence GTGACCGGCACAATTCCGCCTTTTTCGACCCGAACCTTACGCTACGGCACCGCTGCGATTCTGGAAGCCGCCGACGTGATCCGCGCGGGCGGCTGCGTCGCGGTACCGACCGAGACGGTATATGGCCTCGCCGCCGACGCCACCGATTCGCGCGCGGTGGCCGGCATCTACGCGGCCAAGGGACGGCCGTCGTTCAATCCGCTGATCGTGCATGTGCCCGACTTTGCGGCGGCCGAGGCGATCGGCGTTTTCGATGAAGCGGCCCGCGCACTCGCGGCGCGTTTCTGGCCGGGGCCGCTGACGATGGTGCTGCCGCTGCGTAAGGATACGCCGATCGCGAGCCTCGTCACCGCCGGGCTGCCAACCGTGGCGATCCGCATGCCCAGCCATCGCGCGATGCAGGCGCTGTTGCGCGCGTGCGGCAGGCCGCTCGCCGCGCCTTCGGCCAATGCCAGCGGCACGATCAGCCCGACCCGCGCCGAGCATGTGGCGAAGAGCCTTGCAGGACGTATTCCGCTGATCCTCGATGACGGGCCGACGCCCGGCGGTATCGAGTCCACGATCGTCGCACCCTCGCCGCAGCCCCGCCTGCTGCGCCCCGGCCCGATCGCGGAGGAGAAAATTGCCAAGGCGCTCGGGCGGCCCGTCGGCGGAGCGGGAGCCGGCATCGAAGCGCCGGGGCAGCTTTCGAGCCACTATGCCCCCGCCAAGCCGCTGCGGTTGCATGCGACCGAGGCGCGCGACGGCGAATGGCTGATCGGTTTCGGCGCTGTCGCCGGCGACGAGACGCTGTCCGCTTCGGGCGACTTGGTCGAAGCCGCTGCGCGCGTGTTCGATGCGTTGCACCGGGCCGATGCCGAAGCAGCAACGGCGATCGCCGTCGCGCCCGTTCCCGAAACCGGTATCGGCGCCGCTATCAACGACCGGCTGCGCCGAGCCGCGCATCGCGACTGA